The Fulvia fulva chromosome 6, complete sequence genome includes a window with the following:
- a CDS encoding Glycolipid 2-alpha-mannosyltransferase 1, with protein sequence MNKKRESLPYINVGTGPTSRMGMPKPIRMLAGATMLLFVFLVYQMMRNPSVMQPPGSHEKTQDMVRDPNLDPTGEPPEPLHRVDGSNYDPDNPNSARINATLLSLVRNSELEQIVGSMQELEATWNHKFNYPWTFFNDEPFTEEFKKATRANTKAECRYELIPKEHWDIPSWINDDLMAESAKILEEKKIQYASMKSYHQMCRWNSGMFYRHPALKDMQYYWRVEPHVNFYCDVDYDVFRYMRDHNKTYGFTINLYEAPDSIPGLWPETLKFLASDDNQKLLAPNNAMSWLTDKERRPEKQANGYSGCHFWSNFEIADLSFWRSPVYEAYFEHLDRAGGFFYERWGDAPVHSIALGLFEDTNKIHWFKDIGYRHIPFFNCPNSPKCKKCQAGKFFDGADFLKKEDCRPNWFKYVGNEWSTSAAS encoded by the exons ATGAACAAGAAGCGCGAGAGTCTGCCGTATATCAACGTGGGCACAGGCCCGACGTCCAGAATGGGCATGCCCAAGCCAATCCGCATGCTCGCGGGAGCCACGATGCTGCTGTTCGTCTTCTTGGTGTACCAGATGATGCGGAATCCGAGTGTGATGCAGCCGCCGGGGAGTCACGAGAAGACACAAGACATGGTGAGGGATCCGAACTTAGATC CCACGGGTGAACCTCCCGAACCATTACATCGAGTGGACGGCAGCAACTACGATCCCGACAACCCCAACTCTGCTCGCATCAATGCTACGCTACTATCGCTGGTCCGAAATAGCGAGCTCGAGCAAATTGTGGGCAGCATGCAGGAGCTGGAAGCGACGTGGAACCACAAATTCAACTATCCGTGGACCTTCTTCAACGACGAACCCTTCACCGAGGAGTTCAAAAAGGCCACACGAGCGAACACGAAAGCCGAATGCAGATACGAGCTGATACCGAAAGAGCATTGGGACATCCCCTCGTGGATCAACGACGACCTGATGGCCGAGAGCGCAAAGATCCTGGAAGAGAAGAAGATACAGTACGCCAGCATGAAGTCATACCACCAGATGTGCAGATGGAACAGCGGCATGTTCTACAGACACCCAGCGTTGAAGGACATGCAGTACTACTGGCGCGTGGAGCCGCACGTCAACTTCTACTGCGATGTCGACTACGATGTGTTCAGATACATGCGCGACCACAACAAGACATACGGCTTCACCATCAACCTCTATGAAGCGCCTGACTCAATCCCGGGACTCTGGCCGGAAACGCTCAAGTTCCTGGCAAGTGACGACAACCAGAAGCTGCTGGCTCCCAACAATGCCATGTCCTGGCTGACTGACAAAGAGCGAAGACCAGAAAAGCAGGCGAACGGCTACAGCGGTTGCCACTTCTGGTCTAATTTCGAGATTGCTGACCTGAGCTTTTGGCGGTCGCCTGTGTATGAGGCCTACTTCGAGCACTTGGACCGCGCAGGTGGGTTCTTCTACGAGCGCTGGGGTGATGCACCAGTCCACTCCATCGCATTGGGACTCTTCGAGGACACCAACAAGATCCACTGGTTCAAAGACATCGGCTACCGGCATATACCTTTCTTCAATTGTCCGAATTCACCAAAGTGTAAGAAGTGCCAAGCCGGCAAGTTCTTCGACGGTGCGGACTTTTTAAAGAAGGAAGACTGCCGACCGAACTGGTTCAAGTACGTTGGCAACGAATGGAGCACGAGCGCAGCATCATGA
- a CDS encoding Ribokinase produces MAITTKTVSVIGSLNIDVVTRTSRVPAAGETLAAISFDTGFGGKGANQAVAAARLAGEDVNVRMVGQVGDDNFGKDWFEVLEKEGIDSTGVRKLKDGKTGVANIIVEEETGENRILFTANANYAFPETQDPSWDLVSEGQIVVFQLELPLNVVLHNLALAHSAGKRVILNPAPASPLPQSAYANIDTLILNETESSILAGPSHQPPDQSPSSLLELSKHFLSLGVRDTVIITLGAKGLVYATASGKDGHMAAYKAKVVDTTAAGDTFVGAYAVQRAKGLSQDFDYGAALQFATLAASKTVERKGAMAAIPYLKELQVEVMRENGTLGMEDVVR; encoded by the exons ATGGCCATCACAACAAAGACTGTGTCCGTCATCGGCTCACTCAACATCGATGTCGTAACACGCACTTCACGAGTACCCGCCGCTGGAGAGACCCTGGCAGCCATATCATTCGACACTGGATTCGGCGGCAAGGGTGCAAATCAAGCAGTAG CTGCGGCACGACTTGCCGGCGAAGATGTGAACGTCCGGATGGTGGGCCAAGTTGGCGACGACAATTTTGGCAAGGACTGGTTTGAAGTTTTGGAGAAGGAAGGTATCGACTCGACTGGTGTGAGGAAACTCAAAGATGGCAAGACTGGTGTGGCGAATATCATCGTCGAGGAAGAAACTG GCGAAAACCGCATCCTCTTCACAGCCAACGCCAACTACGCCTTCCCTGAGACCCAAGACCCCAGCTGGGACCTAGTATCCGAAGGCCAAATCGTCGTCTTCCAGCTCGAACTGCCCCTGAACGTAGTCCTCCACAACTTGGCCCTCGCCCACTCAGCCGGGAAACGCGTAATCCTGAACCCAGCACCCGCCAGCCCCCTCCCACAGTCCGCCTACGCCAACATCGACACCCTAATCCTCAACGAAACCGAATCCAGCATCCTCGCCGGTCCCTCCCACCAGCCCCCAGACCAAAGCCCCTCTTCCCTCCTGGAATTATCAAAACACTTCCTCTCCCTCGGTGTTCGGGACACCGTGATCATTACCCTTGGAGCGAAAGGTCTCGTCTACGCCACCGCTTCCGGGAAAGATGGTCATATGGCTGCCTACAAGGCTAAGGTCGTTGATACGACTGCGGCGGGTGATACGTTTGTGGGTGCGTATGCGGTGCAGCGGGCGAAGGGTTTGTCGCAGGATTTTGATTATGGGGCGGCGTTGCAGTTTGCTACGCTGGCGGCGAGTAAGACGGTGGAGAGGAAAGGGGCTATGGCGGCGATTCCGTATTTGAAGGAGTTGCAGGTTGAAGTTATGAGGGAGAATGGGACGTTGGGGATGGAGGATGTTGTGAGATGA
- a CDS encoding Periodic tryptophan protein 2, translating to MKTEFKFSNLLGTVYRKGNLVYTNDGNTLLSPVGNRVSVFDLKNNKSHTLPFSHRLNISRIALHPKGQLLLTVDEQGHAILSHFQRKIVLYHFSLKSPISALTFSPSGSHFAVGLGRKIEVWKTPSTPGSIEAAQGENADGLEFAPFVRYRQYAGHHDGVQSIEWSSDSRFFLTASKDLTARIWSLDPEEGFTPTVLAGHRTAVYAAWFSKDQETIYTVSKDGALFQWQYLPSPDADPDNIREEDERWRISERHYFFQDQAHLTTAAFHPSSNLLVTGFSNGLFMLHELPSFSEIHKLSISASNVDTVSIDPSGLWLAFGSSALGQLLVWEWQSESYILKQQGHFDSMNALTYSPSGDRIITCADDGKLKVWDTASGFCIVTFTEHTSGVTACEFAKRGNVLFTASLDGSVRAFDLIRYRCFRTFTAPKRLSFSSIAVDPSGEIVAAGSLDDFDIHIWSVQTGQLLDQLNGHEGPVSSLSFAPNGGNLVSGSWDRTVRIWSVFGRTQTSEPLQLQADVLAVTVRPDGRQIAVSTLDGQLTFWSLSEATQEAGLDGRRDASGGRKATDRRTAANVAGTKSFGTIAYSADGTVLIAGGNSKYICLYAVETGVLLRKFTVSVNLSLEGTQEFLNSRTLTEAGPQALLDEQGEASDLEDRMDKSLPGAKRGDAAQRKINPEVRVPGISFSPTGRAFCAASTEGLLLYSLDAGAVFDPFDLDVDITPESTLETLRRREWLKALVMAFRLSDQKLVRQVHRSVAVSDIGLVVRDLPQVYLERLLRFVAKESDSSPHLELNLLWLESLLNQHGRVLKERQGEYAEVVRMVQRAIARTQGEIMKVADQNEHTIDYLLAQPRRDSGSAVQLKAITNGGAEEEDEEMDDGEGEWIGLD from the exons ATGAAGACAGAATTCAAG TTCTCCAATCTGCTGGGCACAGTCTACAGAAAAGGCAACCTCGTCTACACCAACGATGGCAACACTTTGCTGTCACCAGTCGGTAACCGAGTCAGTGTATTCGACTTGAAGAACAACAAATCGCACACTCTGCCTTTCTCACATCGACTGAACATATCACGGATAGCACTTCACCCCAAAGGGCAGCTTCTCTTGACCGTCGATGAGCAAGGACATGCCATTCTCTCCCACTTTCAGCGGAAGATAGTGTTATACCACTTTTCGTTGAAGAGTCCGATCTCAGCTTTGACGTTCTCCCCAAGCGGCAGCCACTTTGCTGTTGGCCTGGGCAGGAAGATCGAGGTCTGGAAGACACCCTCCACTCCAGGATCTATCGAAGCTGCACAAGGTGAGAATGCCGATGGGTTGGAGTTCGCACCTTTCGTGCGCTACCGACAGTACGCGGGTCACCATGATGGCGTACAAAGCATTGAATGGAGCAGTGATTCGCGCTTCTTCTTGACAGCCAGCAAAGACTTGACAGCACGAATATGGAGTTTAGATCCTGAAGAAGGCTTCACTCCGACTGTGCTTGCCGGCCATCGAACTGCTGTATACGCTGCTTGGTTCAGCAAGGATCAAGAAACCATCTACACAGTGTCCAAAGACGGCGCGCTCTTCCAATGGCAGTATCTGCCTTCGCCGGATGCAGATCCTGACAACATTCGGGAAGAGGATGAACGATGGCGCATCAGCGAACGACACTACTTCTTCCAGGATCAAGCCCACCTGACTACTGCCGCGTTCCATCCCTCGTCGAATCTGCTTGTGACGGGCTTCTCAAACGGTCTCTTCATGCTGCACGAGCTACCTAGCTTTTCGGAAATCCACAAATTGTCGATATCAGCATCAAATGTCGACACTGTTTCGATAGACCCAAGCGGCCTGTGGCTGGCCTTCGGCTCATCCGCACTTGGTCAACTACTCGTGTGGGAATGGCAGAGCGAATCATACATACTAAAGCAGCAAGGCCATTTTGACAGCATGAACGCTCTCACATACTCGCCCTCCGGTGATCGGATCATCACTTGTGCGGACGATGGCAAGCTCAAAGTATGGGACACAGCATCTGGATTCTGCATTGTCACCTTCACCGAACATACTTCTGGCGTCACCGCGTGCGAATTCGCGAAGCGTGGCAATGTTCTTTTCACGGCCTCCCTCGACGGCAGTGTGAGAGCATTTGATCTGATCAGGTATCGATGTTTCCGAACCTTCACAGCGCCGAAGAGACTAAGCTTTAGCTCTATCGCCGTCGATCCAAGTGGTGAGATTGTGGCAGCTGGTTCGCTTGACGACTTTGATATTCACATCTGGAGCGTACAGACTGGACAGCTTCTCGATCAGCTCAATGGTCATGAAGGTCCTGTTTCGAGCTTGTCATTCGCACCTAACGGCGGCAATCTCGTTTCCGGAAGCTGGGATCGCACTGTCAGGATTTGGTCAGTCTTCGGTCGAACTCAGACCTCAGAACCATTACAGCTTCAAGCAGACGTATTGGCGGTAACTGTACGACCGGACGGCCGGCAGATCGCGGTGTCCACGCTTGACGGCCAACTCACATTCTGGAGTCTCAGCGAGGCAACGCAAGAAGCTGGTCTTGATGGCCGCAGGGATGCGAGTGGTGGCCGCAAAGCTACAGATCGTAGGACCGCGGCGAATGTAGCCGGCACAAAGAGCTTTGGTACAATTGCATACAGCGCGGATGGCACTGTTCTGATAGCAGGAGGCAACAGCAAGTACATCTGCCTGTATGCAGTTGAGACCGGAGTGCTCTTGCGGAAGTTCACTGTGAGTGTCAATCTCAGCTTGGAAGGCACGCAGGAATTTCTCAACTCTCGCACTCTCACGGAAGCTGGTCCACAAGCACTACTCGATGAGCAAGGTGAAGCTTCGGATTTAGAAGACCGCATGGACAAGAGCCTGCCCGGTGCCAAGCGAGGAGACGCCGCCCAGCGCAAGATCAACCCTGAAGTTCGTGTCCCCGGTATCTCATTCTCACCCACTGGCCGAGCGTTCTGTGCcgcgagtacggaaggccTGCTGTTATACTCGCTAGATGCGGGCGCTGTCTTCGACCCATTCGACCTTGACGTTGACATAACACCAGAAAGCACCCTCGAAACACTACGTCGACGAGAGTGGCTGAAAGCTTTGGTCATGGCCTTTAGGCTCAGCGATCAGAAGTTGGTGCGACAAGTCCATAGGTCCGTGGCCGTTTCAGACATAGGCTTGGTTGTTAGAGACCTGCCGCAAGTGTACCTCGAGCGGCTTCTGCGGTTCGTCGCGAAGGAGTCAGATTCTAGTCCACATCTCGAGCTGAACCTGCTGTGGCTTGAAAGCCTTCTCAACCAACACGGCAGAGTGCTGAAGGAGCGGCAAGGGGAGTACGCGGAGGTCGTGCGGATGGTGCAAAGAGCTATTGCTAGAACGCAAGGCGAGATCATGAAGGTCGCCGACCAGAATGAGCACACAATTGACTACCTGCTCGCTCAGCCACGACGGGACTCCGGTTCAGCAGTGCAGTTGAAGGCGATTACAAACGGGGGTGCCGAGGAGGAGGATGAAGAGATGGACGACGGTGAAGGGGAATGGATAGGTCTTGATTGA
- a CDS encoding Septin spn4: MAESPSPIGIANLPNQRHKIVAKRGAAFTIMVAGESGLGKTTFINTLFSTTIKNYADHRRRHAKQVDKTVEIEITKAELEEKFFKVRLTVIDTPGFGDYVNNRDSWQPIIEFLDDQHESYMLQEQQPKRTEKIDLRVHACLYFIRPTGHTLKPLDIEVMKRLCTRVNLIPVVAKADTLSPADLAKFKHRIRAVIEAQGIKIYTPPLEEDDEAGLQHARSLISAMPFSVIGSERDVATPDGRTVKGRQYAWGVAEVENEEHCDFKKLRAILIRTHMLDLIHTTEENHYEAYRAQQMETRKFGEARPRKLDNPKFKEEEEQLRKRFTEQVKVEEQRFRQWEQKLISERDRLNKDLEQSHAVIKQLEAEVEGLQGSMSRTGRR; encoded by the exons ATGGCCGAATCACCCTCGCCGATTGGTATCGCCAAT CTCCCCAACCAGCGCCACAAGATCGTGGCCAAGCGTGGTGCTGCCTTCACGATCATGGTCGCAGGCGAGTCCGGCCTCGGAAAGACCACCTTCATCAACACCCTCTTCAGCACGACCATCAAGAACTACGCCGACCATCGCCGCCGTCATGCTAAGCAGGTGGACAAGACCGTCGAGATCGAGATCACCAAGGCAGAGTTGGAAGAGAAGTTCTTCAAGGTCCGCTTGACTGTCATCGACACCCCCGGCTTTGGAGACTACGTGAACAACAGGGACAGCTGGCAGCCGATCATTGAGTTCCTGGACGATCAGCACGAGAGCTACATGCTCCAGGAGCAGCAGCCAAAGAGAACCGAGAAGATCGATCTGAGAGTACACGCCTGCCTGTACTTCATTCGCCCGACTGGACACACACTCAAGCCATTGGACATCGAGGTCATGAAGCGCCTGTGCACTCGTGTCAACCTGATTCCTGTCGTCGCAAAGGCAGATACTCTCTCACCAGCAGACCTCGCCAAGTTCAAGCACCGC ATCCGCGCCGTGATCGAAGCTCAAGGCATCAAAATCTACACACCACCGCTCGAGGAAGACGACGAGGCCGGCCTGCAGCACGCTCGTAGTTTGATCTCTGCGATGCCGTTCTCCGTGATAGGATCCGAGCGAGACGTCGCCACCCCCGATGGCCGCACTGTCAAGGGTCGCCAATACGCATGGGGTGTTGCCGAGGTCGAGAATGAAGAGCACTGTGACTTTAAGAAGCTGCGCGCTATCCTCATCCGCACACACATGCTCGACTTGATCCATACCACTGAGGAGAACCACTATGAGGCGTACCGAGCGCAGCAAATGGAGACGCGCAAATTCGGCGAAGCGCGCCCACGCAAACTGGATAACCCGAAGTTCAAGGAGGAGGAAGAGCAGCTCAGAAAGCGTTTCACTGAGCAAGTTAAGGTTGAAGAGCAGCGCTTCAGGCAGTGGGAACAGAAGCTCATTTCCGAGCGTGACCGCTTGAACAAGGACCTGGAACAGTCACACGCAGTGATTAAGCAGCTTGAGGCTGAAGTGGAAGGTCTTCAGGGCAGTATGTCACGTACAGGTCGTCGTTGA
- a CDS encoding putative glutamate--tRNA ligase, cytoplasmic has translation MAEAQVKEWQERAEALKPLNLKQIEGPLGELNDHLTLRSYIVGYSLTDADTTVWKTLRSNRVAHAYIKHNLMVNLSRWFSFIEETAQPTIDLPTRPKETADEGANYDIGLPDVEKGVVTRFPPEPSGYLHIGHAKAALLNDYFAHKKYNGKMIVRFDDTNPSKEKQEFEDSILKDCELLGVKPDQVTYTSDYFEDLHKQAVEMIKAGNAYADNTPQEQLREERMQRIESSHRNDSIDDNLAHFEEMKKGTEEGTKWYIRAKIDMSSNNGAMRDPVIYRCNPEAHHRTGTTWKIYPTYDFACPIVDSVEGITHALRTTEYNDRDPQYQWFLKTLNLRHVYNWNFSRMNFIKTFLSKRKLNKVVNEGKVWGWDDPRMPTVRGIRRRGMTIPALQEFIVKQGPSKNINLMDWTNFWATNKKYIDNTAKRYTAVTTKDKVTCTVAGAPEAPRTDEKPVHAKNAELGSKKVVFSKTIILDQEDARSFEEGEEITLMNWGNAIVRKKKHGLNPLNLVKSEEDKSVTELELELHLQGDVKKTSKKVTWLSTDQELVPITLYDFDYLITKDKLEEDDSLEAALNPNTEFKTESLADCNVAELKEDDIIQFDRKGFFRIDKPFKHGESAVAFQIPTGKKM, from the coding sequence ATGGCAGAGGCACAAGTAAAGGAGTGGCAAGAGCGGGCTGAGGCGCTCAAGCCATTGAACCTCAAGCAGATCGAAGGTCCTCTCGGCGAGCTCAACGACCACCTCACGCTTCGCAGCTACATTGTTGGCTACTCCCTCACGGACGCCGACACGACAGTATGGAAGACCCTGCGCAGCAACCGAGTGGCACACGCATACATCAAGCACAACTTGATGGTCAATCTGTCGAGATGGTTCAGCTTCATCGAGGAAACAGCACAACCCACCATCGACCTGCCCACGCGACCAAAGGAGACCGCAGACGAGGGTGCCAACTATGACATTGGCTTGCCAGATGTCGAGAAGGGTGTTGTCACGAGGTTCCCACCTGAGCCATCGGGCTACCTGCACATTGGACACGCAAAGGCTGCTCTCCTCAACGACTACTTTGCACACAAGAAGTACAACGGCAAGATGATTGTCCGCTTTGACGACACCAACCCGTCCAAGGAGAAGCAGGAGTTCGAGGACTCCATCCTGAAGGACTGCGAGCTTCTCGGCGTCAAGCCAGACCAGGTCACCTACACCAGCGACTACTTCGAGGATCTGCACAAGCAAGCCGTGGAGATGATCAAGGCGGGCAACGCATACGCAGACAACACACCACAAGAGCAGCTGAGAGAGGAGCGCATGCAGAGAATTGAGAGCTCTCATCGTAATGACTCCATCGACGACAACTTGGCACACTTCGAGGAGATGAAGAAGGGCACCGAGGAGGGCACAAAGTGGTACATTCGTGCCAAGATCGACATGAGCAGCAACAACGGTGCTATGCGAGACCCAGTCATCTACCGCTGCAACCCAGAAGCACATCACCGCACTGGGACAACCTGGAAGATTTACCCAACCTACGATTTTGCATGCCCAATCGTCGACTCTGTCGAAGGCATCACCCACGCGCTCAGGACAACCGAGTACAACGACCGCGATCCACAGTACCAGTGGTTCTTGAAGACTCTCAATCTGCGCCATGTCTACAATTGGAACTTCTCCCGCATGAACTTCATCAAGACTTTCTTGTCCAAGCGCAAGCTGAACAAGGTCGTGAATGAGGGCAAGGTCTGGGGATGGGACGATCCTCGCATGCCAACTGTTCGTGGTATCCGTCGCCGTGGTATGACCATCCCTGCTCTGCAAGAGTTCATTGTCAAGCAGGGTCCAAGCAAAAACATCAACCTCATGGACTGGACCAACTTCTGGGCTACCAACAAGAAGTACATCGATAACACCGCCAAGCGCTACACCGCTGTCACCACCAAAGATAAGGTCACCTGCACCGTTGCCGGCGCACCAGAAGCACCACGCACAGACGAGAAGCCAGTACACGCCAAGAATGCAGAGCTCGGCAGCAAGAAGGTCGTGTTCAGCAAGACCATCATCCTTGACCAGGAAGATGCTCGCTCTTTCGAGGAGGGCGAGGAGATTACACTCATGAACTGGGGTAATGCCATCGTTCGCAAGAAGAAGCACGGCCTCAACCCACTGAACCTCGTCAAGTCTGAGGAAGACAAGTCTGTCACTGAACTGGAGCTGGAGCTACATCTGCAAGGAGATGTCAAGAAGACCAGTAAGAAGGTGACATGGTTGTCAACTGACCAGGAGCTAGTGCCCATCACTCTGTACGACTTCGACTACCTGATCACCAAGGACAAGCTGGAGGAAGATGATAGCCTGGAAGCTGCTCTGAATCCAAACACTGAGTTCAAGACCGAGTCGCTTGCCGACTGCAACGTTGCTGAGCTTAAGGAAGACGACATCATCCAGTTCGATCGCAAGGGCTTCTTCAGGATTGACAAGCCGTTCAAGCACGGTGAGAGTGCTGTCGCATTCCAGATCCCCACCGGCAAGAAGATGTAG
- a CDS encoding KIN17-like protein, which produces MGKAEVGSTKYVANKMKAKGLQRLRWYCQICEKQCRDENGFKQHTMSEGHVRAMVLVGEDPKKFINDYSRQFQRDFLQLLRTAHGEKKVHMNNFYQEYIRDKEHVHMNATKWPSLTEFAKHLGREGICRVEEGDRGLEISWIDDSAAAISRREDIKKKDRLAKGDEDIESRLLEQQVKRAQEEAAKKRKAEEQLLPPPTSAEGDAAEDKPTEPVKVSGFSLKAKAPVKVNTAPEEKQEGEAVAIDTFSSADKPHEPTLAKQEPDVKEEDDITPAKPEAPAKLSLAGLKKAKAGNPLAKKNPFAKPKAAAAPEPEKKMSNAERIMKEEMERKRLADERGHGAKRQRMS; this is translated from the coding sequence ATGGGCAAAGCAGAGGTCGGCAGCACGAAATATGTGGCCAACAAGATGAAGGCCAAAGGCCTGCAGCGACTGCGGTGGTACTGCCAGATCTGCGAGAAGCAATGTCGCGACGAGAACGGCTTCAAACAGCATACCATGTCCGAAGGCCACGTGCGCGCCATGGTCCTGGTCGGCGAAGACCCGAAGAAGTTCATCAACGACTACTCGCGCCAGTTCCAACGCGATTTCCTCCAACTGCTCAGGACGGCTCACggcgagaagaaggtgcaCATGAACAACTTCTACCAGGAATACATTCGCGACAAGGAGCACGTGCACATGAACGCCACCAAGTGGCCGAGCTTGACCGAGTTTGCGAAGCACCTGGGACGAGAGGGCATCTGCAGAGTAGAAGAGGGCGACCGAGGCCTGGAGATATCTTGGATCGATGACAGCGCCGCGGCCATCAGTCGACGAGAGGACATCAAGAAGAAGGACCGACTAGCAAAAGGAGACGAGGACATCGAGTCGAGGTTGCTGGAGCAGCAGGTGAAACGGGCACAAGAAGAGGCGGCCAAGAAGCGCAAAGCAGAAGAGCAGCTGCTGCCACCTCCTACATCGGCTGAAGGTGATGCGGCTGAGGATAAGCCTACAGAGCCAGTCAAGGTGTCTGGCTTCAGCTTGAAGGCCAAGGCTCCTGTTAAGGTGAATACTGCACCAGAGGAGAAGCAAGAGGGCGAAGCAGTCGCCATTGATACCTTCTCTTCTGCTGATAAGCCACATGAACCCACACTAGCGAAACAGGAACCGGACGTCAAAGAGGAGGACGATATAACTCCCGCGAAGCCGGAAGCGCCTGCTAAATTGTCGCTCGCTGGACTTAAGAAAGCAAAGGCTGGCAACCCGCTAGCCAAGAAGAACCCTTTTGCAAAGCCAAAGGCCGCTGCTGCCCCGGAGCCGGAGAAGAAGATGAGCAACGCCGAGCGCATTATGAAAGAGGAAATGGAACGCAAGCGACTTGCCGATGAGCGCGGTCATGGCGCAAAGCGGCAACGAATGTCATGA
- a CDS encoding putative feruloyl esterase A, whose protein sequence is MKFEIRFTSCLLFAATEAGPIPTKPSTQKPRTNVDQSLYDELIYYGKYAPTYPNAPCQIPPQGTVVQGFANADPTTEMTLFRADGDQELVMAFPGTAGLEDLLTDISATLVPYVTPGVNCSACQVHMGGLKAWNAIQPEAKRVLDQAIAAYPSYKFKIVGHRLGGMLTKLAYTSFAAQGI, encoded by the exons ATGAAGTTCGAGATCAGGTTCACCAGCTGCTTGCTATTTGCGGCAACTGAGGCCGGTCCCATTCCCACAAAGCCCAGCACCCAAAAGCCTCGGACTAATG TCGACCAAAGCCTGTACGATGAGCTGATTTACTACGGCAAATATGCACCGACATACCCAAACGCGCCATGCCAGATCCCTCCGCAAGGCACCGTGGTGCAAGGCTTCGCCAATGCAGACCCAACAACGGAAATGACACTGTTCCGCGCCGATGGCGACCAAGAACTGGTCATGGCCTTCCCAGGTACTGCCGGCCTCGAAGATTTACTCACCGATATCAGTGCGACGCTCGTGCCGTATGTCACTCCGGGGGTGAATTGTTCAGCATGTCAAGTCCACATGGGTGGGTTGAAAGCCTGGAATGCGATACAACCCGAGGCGAAGAGAGTTCTCGATCAGGCCATCGCCGCATATCCGAGCTACAAGTTTAAGATTGTCGGTCACCGTCTCGGTGGGATGTTGACGAAACTGGCGTACACGAGTTTCGCTGCCCAGGGAATATGA